A stretch of Nitrospira defluvii DNA encodes these proteins:
- a CDS encoding carboxypeptidase-like regulatory domain-containing protein — MKKGAMKVVFGVAAAAFLAAPLTSFAGGTIAGKVTYPGKAEQKEFSFSKFPNPKFCPKNPNKSLMDGDKRFLKTIEVAKDGGLKGAVVAVVDIEDQAFQDGFKGTDVVAEFCEFLPFSGVVVNNKPFRAENKDADPDDPKSTAGVLHNPHSFTVKGSTSATGFNIGLAKKGDKLEKPVTFRGGAEKAGFYRLQCDQHEFMQSFFLPVWNPYHAVVKDDGSFEIPGVPAGKHKVVVWHPFVGKGKLNEFEIEVAEGGTANLKAEIK; from the coding sequence ATGAAGAAGGGTGCGATGAAAGTAGTGTTCGGCGTTGCGGCCGCAGCATTTTTGGCTGCGCCCCTCACCTCATTTGCCGGAGGCACGATCGCCGGGAAAGTGACCTATCCCGGGAAGGCCGAGCAGAAGGAGTTTTCCTTCTCAAAGTTCCCGAACCCGAAGTTTTGCCCGAAGAACCCGAACAAGAGCCTCATGGATGGCGATAAGCGCTTCCTCAAGACCATCGAAGTGGCCAAGGATGGCGGGTTGAAGGGTGCGGTTGTGGCCGTAGTCGATATTGAGGATCAGGCCTTCCAGGACGGTTTCAAGGGCACGGACGTGGTGGCGGAATTCTGCGAATTCCTCCCGTTTAGTGGCGTTGTGGTGAACAACAAACCGTTCCGCGCTGAGAATAAGGATGCCGACCCTGATGATCCCAAGTCTACTGCGGGCGTCTTGCACAATCCGCACAGCTTCACGGTGAAGGGTTCCACCTCGGCCACCGGCTTCAACATCGGTTTGGCTAAGAAGGGTGACAAGTTGGAAAAGCCGGTGACGTTCCGTGGCGGCGCCGAAAAGGCTGGTTTCTATCGGTTGCAGTGCGACCAGCACGAGTTCATGCAGTCATTCTTCCTCCCGGTGTGGAATCCGTACCACGCAGTAGTGAAGGATGACGGCTCATTCGAGATCCCGGGCGTACCTGCCGGCAAGCACAAGGTGGTTGTCTGGCATCCGTTCGTGGGCAAGGGCAAGCTCAACGAGTTTGAAATTGAAGTGGCCGAAGGCGGAACCGCTAACTTGAAGGCTGAAATCAAGTAG
- a CDS encoding methyltransferase, with protein sequence MPRELSLAEVFQLGYYWETKILLTAVKLGVFSLLDCQGRSAAELAQQLGADERTLELLLNALVAIRLLSKSGHVYANTPVAMTHLVKHGPQYVGHLLLLHDAEWDNWGKLEEAIRTGRSPVSRHVFETDPALGANVLSVLHRIGQQSGPDLAKRLGLNQARTMLDLGGGAGTNAIAFCRVYPGLSATVFDLATTLPLTERTVKDAGLEGRIALKSGDFNRDSLGGPYDVVLMSDILHYQNLATNAALVKKIHGHLNPGGRLVIKDRFLDAAGTSPAWTAAFAVHILVNTEQGACYRTAEAMQWMHDGGYVSVEEIERTAVVQGFKPQVV encoded by the coding sequence GTGCCTCGCGAATTATCTCTCGCCGAAGTTTTCCAGTTAGGGTACTACTGGGAGACGAAAATTCTCTTGACTGCCGTGAAGTTAGGTGTCTTTTCGCTGCTGGATTGCCAGGGACGCAGCGCAGCGGAACTCGCTCAGCAGCTCGGTGCCGATGAACGCACCTTGGAATTGCTCCTGAACGCATTGGTGGCCATACGCCTCCTGTCAAAAAGTGGGCACGTCTATGCGAACACGCCGGTGGCGATGACCCATCTGGTCAAGCATGGGCCGCAATATGTCGGGCACTTGCTTCTGCTCCATGATGCGGAGTGGGACAACTGGGGGAAGCTGGAAGAGGCCATCAGGACAGGCCGTTCCCCCGTCAGCCGTCATGTGTTTGAGACGGATCCAGCCTTAGGGGCCAATGTATTGTCCGTTCTGCATCGCATTGGACAGCAAAGCGGGCCAGATTTGGCGAAGCGGTTGGGGCTTAATCAGGCTCGGACCATGTTGGATTTGGGCGGCGGGGCAGGAACCAATGCCATTGCATTCTGTCGGGTGTATCCGGGGCTGTCTGCCACGGTATTTGATCTGGCCACCACTCTCCCGCTGACGGAACGGACGGTGAAAGACGCAGGGCTCGAAGGCAGGATCGCACTCAAATCTGGTGATTTTAATCGTGATTCCCTTGGCGGTCCCTATGACGTGGTCTTAATGTCTGACATTTTGCACTACCAGAATCTTGCGACGAATGCGGCACTGGTAAAAAAGATTCATGGGCACCTCAATCCCGGTGGACGTTTGGTCATCAAGGACCGGTTCCTTGATGCGGCTGGTACGAGCCCGGCGTGGACGGCGGCGTTTGCGGTGCATATCCTCGTGAACACTGAGCAGGGGGCTTGCTACCGGACCGCAGAGGCCATGCAATGGATGCACGATGGCGGATATGTCTCGGTCGAGGAAATTGAACGGACCGCGGTGGTGCAGGGCTTCAAACCACAGGTAGTGTAG
- a CDS encoding DUF420 domain-containing protein, producing the protein MFEFLRQPGFFGTHATMGADLSQLMATLFTGLFIIGWIQAKQHRGHPHHWLMLGGMITMVGFFTAYYLFRQLGVLAFEGKEGFGGSQALYDYVFIPVLTIHIILVIIGLVMAVYMIVLGFRSQQFIGGTRVLSASLLQTSWKKVGLIFAALLSLVVVLFGTRVMSAGFSMRKLEVYIGFLVLVAIVFAVEMGIQRIWPDGGQRHRALGRFTMIVYCILFLTGTFTYAMLYIFYPGKIG; encoded by the coding sequence ATGTTTGAATTTCTGAGACAGCCCGGATTTTTTGGAACCCATGCCACGATGGGGGCCGATCTCAGCCAGTTGATGGCTACGTTGTTCACCGGCTTGTTCATCATCGGGTGGATTCAAGCAAAGCAGCATCGAGGACATCCTCATCATTGGTTGATGCTGGGCGGCATGATCACGATGGTAGGATTCTTTACCGCCTACTATCTGTTTCGACAGTTAGGGGTCTTGGCGTTTGAGGGGAAGGAAGGGTTCGGCGGGTCGCAAGCCTTGTACGACTATGTCTTTATCCCTGTGCTCACCATCCATATCATTCTGGTGATCATCGGACTGGTCATGGCCGTCTACATGATCGTGTTGGGATTTCGATCTCAACAGTTCATCGGTGGAACCCGCGTCCTGAGTGCCTCGCTGCTGCAGACCTCGTGGAAGAAAGTCGGCCTAATCTTCGCGGCACTCCTGTCTCTGGTCGTCGTCCTCTTCGGGACACGGGTGATGTCGGCTGGATTTTCCATGCGCAAGCTGGAGGTCTACATCGGGTTTCTCGTCCTCGTGGCTATCGTCTTCGCGGTTGAAATGGGTATTCAGCGTATCTGGCCGGACGGCGGTCAGCGACATCGTGCGCTTGGCCGCTTCACCATGATTGTCTACTGCATCTTGTTTCTGACGGGAACTTTTACCTACGCCATGTTGTATATCTTCTATCCGGGGAAAATCGGGTAG
- a CDS encoding PCP reductase family protein has protein sequence MLVCGCGGWMHTEGVEERLAEDGQPTWFVRTECRPCRWLVGIEVSAGQVDGLVDRLMWSDDAKHRLDRTPPYAAPFLRELVEGFAKARQQRVITYDLIDQAQTGDVVAWDPDAEQRLANVPAPVRAMARVELERTAVDRGARVVTVALMEEVKARYFGMAAQKQ, from the coding sequence ATGCTTGTATGCGGCTGCGGCGGCTGGATGCATACCGAAGGGGTTGAGGAGCGACTGGCGGAAGACGGACAACCGACCTGGTTTGTCCGGACGGAATGTCGCCCCTGTCGTTGGCTGGTCGGCATCGAGGTCTCGGCGGGACAAGTTGACGGGCTCGTCGATCGGCTCATGTGGTCTGATGATGCAAAACATCGGTTGGATCGAACTCCTCCCTATGCTGCGCCCTTCTTACGTGAGCTGGTGGAGGGGTTTGCCAAGGCCAGGCAGCAGCGGGTGATCACCTATGATCTGATCGACCAGGCGCAAACCGGCGATGTCGTCGCCTGGGATCCAGATGCGGAACAGCGGCTCGCGAATGTGCCGGCACCCGTTCGAGCTATGGCACGGGTTGAACTTGAACGGACGGCCGTCGATCGTGGCGCTCGTGTGGTCACGGTGGCGTTGATGGAAGAAGTGAAAGCACGATATTTCGGTATGGCAGCTCAGAAACAATGA
- a CDS encoding cytochrome ubiquinol oxidase subunit I produces the protein MTKHVSVPFVIVLVLCGFLSSFGALLVSPPLLMAADPSADVYFHTPGVPSGPSAPTANDNHYPQVGSLDSRLLMWFIIQQHTYFGGFVLALPIFCVLLELLGLVAKNPAMALRYDGLAQDLLKVALLALSVTAVVGSVMLTMFITLYPSFMQYMGGTFKGMMPLYALVFVGTTALTIVYYYSWDRMAEPGAKWVHLSIGVIAVVFGTSLLLLANAWSAFMMAPSGVDGQGRYLGNPWHLLRSALWSPLNLHRFLADIMSGGAVVLAYACYRFFSGKSQEERAYYDWVGYVFLFVTVCALLPMPFAGYWLMRSVYAYSQSMGVTMMGGLLTWLFVVQALLIGALFLGVNYYLWQSMGRIRGGERYQPYYQYLLLALTGCLFIWLTPHTLLMTGTEVKAMGGAQHPVIGNYGVMSSKNGAVNVMICITALSYIYYRRANRTMTISWVRAGNLALAALFGLGVAHIIGLSVYGFYLPASLRVALSGPQAVTTLLVVTLGLLLNRRMLRGATIHGPVQWGHISVRGMVGLFGLAAAFTWVMGLMGYIRSSGRLAWHVNELMPDTSPWAFTPTLGFAAKMVTINMVLFWGAVFFLFWVCQRGQQPVMHEDLSAEKEAGFLPSPSHEG, from the coding sequence ATGACGAAACATGTGTCGGTTCCGTTCGTGATTGTGCTGGTACTATGCGGATTCCTGTCGAGCTTCGGTGCGCTGTTGGTGAGTCCGCCGCTGCTGATGGCTGCGGACCCTTCCGCCGATGTGTATTTCCACACCCCCGGTGTGCCCAGTGGGCCTTCGGCGCCGACGGCAAACGACAATCACTACCCGCAGGTCGGTTCCCTCGACAGCCGGCTGCTGATGTGGTTCATCATTCAACAGCATACGTACTTTGGCGGATTTGTTCTGGCGTTGCCCATCTTTTGTGTGTTGCTGGAACTGCTGGGGCTGGTCGCAAAGAATCCCGCGATGGCCTTGCGATATGACGGACTGGCCCAGGATCTGCTGAAGGTCGCGTTGCTGGCCTTGTCCGTCACCGCCGTCGTCGGCAGTGTAATGCTGACGATGTTTATCACGCTCTATCCCAGTTTCATGCAGTACATGGGGGGCACCTTCAAGGGCATGATGCCGCTGTATGCGCTGGTGTTTGTGGGGACCACCGCACTGACGATTGTGTATTACTACAGCTGGGATCGCATGGCAGAGCCCGGCGCGAAGTGGGTGCATCTGTCGATTGGTGTGATTGCGGTGGTGTTCGGTACCTCCTTGTTACTGCTGGCAAATGCCTGGTCGGCGTTCATGATGGCGCCGTCCGGGGTTGACGGGCAGGGCCGGTACTTGGGCAATCCTTGGCATCTGCTGCGATCGGCATTGTGGAGTCCGCTGAACCTCCATCGGTTTCTGGCGGATATCATGTCCGGCGGTGCAGTCGTCTTGGCCTACGCCTGTTATCGATTTTTCTCCGGGAAAAGTCAGGAAGAGCGCGCCTATTATGATTGGGTGGGATACGTGTTTCTATTTGTCACGGTCTGCGCGCTGCTGCCGATGCCGTTTGCCGGCTATTGGTTGATGCGATCCGTGTATGCCTACAGTCAGAGCATGGGTGTCACGATGATGGGCGGCCTGCTGACCTGGCTGTTTGTCGTGCAGGCATTGCTGATCGGCGCCCTGTTTCTGGGGGTGAATTATTATCTCTGGCAGAGCATGGGACGGATTCGCGGCGGGGAACGCTATCAACCCTACTACCAGTATCTGCTGCTGGCACTGACCGGATGTTTGTTTATCTGGTTGACTCCCCATACGTTGTTGATGACCGGCACTGAAGTCAAGGCTATGGGCGGGGCCCAGCATCCGGTGATCGGCAATTACGGGGTGATGTCCTCCAAGAACGGCGCGGTCAATGTCATGATCTGTATCACGGCCTTGAGTTATATCTATTACCGTCGTGCGAATCGGACGATGACCATCTCTTGGGTTCGGGCGGGAAATCTCGCGCTGGCCGCGCTCTTCGGCCTCGGGGTAGCCCACATCATCGGGCTGTCGGTCTACGGCTTCTACTTGCCGGCGAGTCTTCGCGTGGCGCTGTCTGGGCCGCAGGCTGTGACGACCCTTTTGGTGGTCACGCTGGGGTTGCTACTCAATCGTCGCATGTTACGTGGCGCGACGATTCATGGCCCGGTGCAATGGGGACACATTTCGGTTCGCGGAATGGTGGGGCTGTTTGGGCTGGCCGCAGCGTTCACGTGGGTGATGGGGTTGATGGGGTACATCCGTTCCTCGGGGCGGTTGGCCTGGCACGTGAACGAGTTGATGCCGGACACGTCCCCCTGGGCATTTACGCCGACGCTTGGGTTCGCCGCCAAGATGGTGACCATTAATATGGTGCTCTTCTGGGGAGCGGTCTTCTTCTTGTTCTGGGTGTGCCAACGAGGACAGCAGCCGGTGATGCATGAGGATCTGAGTGCGGAGAAAGAGGCGGGCTTTTTGCCCTCTCCTTCGCATGAAGGATAG
- a CDS encoding DUF3047 domain-containing protein, translating to MEMRMLVGAIGLLGLMGWSSLLGQGDVAFAAEPGVLVLEDFQSADQGGFPIDWQHENQRSQAKGRDAYKIQSEDGKKFLAAKDAGQRIKKRKIDWDPKAYPILTWRWRLHKAPNGSEPVAAVYASLDTDLMFIPVFTKYIWSAGKPEGTFVEGGMFSGSELVVQSGVLPVGEWVEERVNVYEDFKRIHKHEPQEKAWGISLFAGPGVEIDFGPVTVGPAN from the coding sequence ATGGAAATGAGGATGTTGGTCGGTGCGATAGGGTTGTTGGGGTTGATGGGATGGTCGTCGCTTCTGGGGCAGGGTGATGTGGCTTTTGCGGCTGAGCCTGGAGTCCTGGTATTAGAAGATTTTCAATCGGCTGACCAAGGCGGATTTCCGATTGATTGGCAGCATGAGAATCAACGTAGCCAGGCGAAGGGTAGGGACGCGTACAAGATTCAATCGGAGGATGGCAAGAAATTCCTGGCGGCTAAGGATGCGGGACAGCGTATCAAGAAGCGCAAAATTGATTGGGATCCAAAGGCGTATCCGATCCTGACCTGGCGGTGGCGTCTCCACAAGGCTCCAAATGGTTCTGAGCCTGTGGCGGCCGTGTACGCTTCGTTGGATACGGATCTCATGTTCATTCCTGTCTTTACCAAATATATCTGGAGCGCTGGAAAACCTGAGGGAACGTTCGTCGAGGGCGGCATGTTCAGTGGTTCGGAGCTGGTCGTGCAGAGCGGGGTGTTGCCGGTCGGAGAGTGGGTCGAAGAGCGGGTGAATGTCTACGAAGACTTCAAGCGCATTCACAAACATGAGCCGCAGGAAAAAGCCTGGGGGATCTCCCTGTTTGCCGGGCCTGGAGTAGAAATCGATTTTGGCCCGGTGACGGTGGGCCCGGCTAACTAA
- a CDS encoding formylglycine-generating enzyme family protein produces the protein MSKAMENRGVLIGSIIFVFGSFILMIGGLVYESYKAKQMRQLALSIASEAKPVAAPIAQDFSMYKTLIGDDGREMVQISEGPFVMGSRDNDSDPDEKPEHQVYLKTYFLDKHEVTQDAYDRFLKMTKRVKRKIEVFEDDPAKLLKPDYPAIAVTWDDAEAFCKWAGKRLPTEAEWEKAARGEGKRRYAWGDEFVSGYANIDGTEDGFRYLAPPGSFESGRSPYGIYDMTGNVGEWVADVYDENFYRASPYRDPKGPDQGEQRIIRGGSWRETKRNVRSSKRFQARPWRHDITVGFRCAKDVDVDTVVK, from the coding sequence GTGAGTAAGGCGATGGAAAATCGGGGTGTGCTCATCGGGTCGATTATCTTTGTGTTTGGGTCGTTCATTCTGATGATCGGAGGATTGGTCTACGAGTCCTATAAGGCCAAGCAGATGCGCCAATTGGCCCTCTCTATTGCATCAGAAGCCAAGCCCGTTGCCGCGCCCATCGCGCAGGATTTTTCGATGTACAAGACCCTTATCGGGGATGATGGCCGGGAAATGGTGCAAATCTCCGAAGGCCCGTTCGTCATGGGGAGCCGTGATAATGACAGTGACCCGGATGAAAAGCCTGAGCATCAAGTCTATTTGAAGACCTACTTCCTTGATAAGCATGAAGTGACACAGGACGCGTACGACCGTTTTCTCAAAATGACGAAAAGGGTGAAGCGAAAAATTGAGGTCTTTGAAGACGATCCGGCCAAGTTGCTGAAGCCTGACTATCCTGCCATTGCAGTGACGTGGGATGACGCAGAGGCTTTTTGCAAATGGGCTGGAAAGCGTTTGCCGACTGAGGCGGAGTGGGAAAAAGCCGCCCGTGGAGAGGGGAAGCGTCGTTATGCTTGGGGCGATGAGTTTGTCTCCGGATACGCGAACATCGACGGCACCGAAGACGGGTTTCGCTACCTCGCCCCTCCCGGTTCCTTCGAATCGGGGCGCAGCCCCTATGGAATTTACGACATGACGGGAAATGTCGGTGAATGGGTAGCGGATGTGTACGATGAAAACTTTTATCGAGCCTCGCCCTACCGAGATCCCAAGGGGCCAGACCAGGGTGAGCAGCGAATCATTCGCGGTGGTTCCTGGAGAGAAACAAAACGAAATGTGCGATCTTCCAAGCGATTCCAGGCGAGACCGTGGCGGCATGACATCACGGTTGGATTTCGTTGTGCGAAAGATGTCGATGTCGACACGGTGGTGAAGTAG
- a CDS encoding formylglycine-generating enzyme family protein, translating into MLETRFKVVFLFAVLFAASLPIIAILRGTISTPFEAASTHSEEAVSGTASEASPEEPLPEELVVIPAGPFIRGTNQGGFDEQPERQIYLDEFLIDRYEVTNAQYAAFVKATGHRKSGPPSRYAKNPGRMRGVNQPAVYVSWEDAKAYCTWRGRRLPTEAEWEKAMRGTDGRLWPWGNVEMPGGANWARVDDGFDVAAPVGRVRSDVSPYGVMDGAGNVMEWVEDWYLEGAYAAASDRNPESPEYGTYKVLRGAGYTSSGSDLRITARSKMMADFRDETIGFRCAQSSVGKGRMSEGGKGEKIIENQSSRGSETRPK; encoded by the coding sequence ATGCTGGAAACGCGCTTTAAAGTGGTTTTCCTCTTCGCGGTGCTCTTTGCCGCGAGTCTGCCTATTATCGCCATTCTTCGCGGAACGATTTCCACTCCATTTGAGGCGGCATCAACGCATTCTGAAGAGGCAGTGTCTGGCACCGCTTCAGAGGCATCGCCCGAAGAGCCCCTGCCGGAAGAATTGGTCGTCATCCCTGCGGGGCCCTTCATTCGAGGGACGAATCAGGGCGGGTTCGATGAGCAGCCGGAGCGGCAGATCTATCTCGATGAGTTCCTCATCGATCGCTATGAAGTAACCAATGCGCAATATGCGGCCTTCGTGAAGGCGACGGGCCATCGAAAATCTGGGCCTCCCTCGCGGTATGCCAAGAATCCTGGGCGTATGCGTGGGGTGAACCAGCCGGCGGTGTATGTCTCCTGGGAGGATGCTAAAGCCTACTGCACCTGGCGAGGGCGGCGCTTGCCGACCGAGGCTGAATGGGAAAAGGCCATGCGTGGCACCGACGGTCGTCTGTGGCCGTGGGGCAACGTAGAAATGCCTGGCGGTGCGAACTGGGCTCGTGTTGACGATGGGTTTGATGTGGCGGCTCCGGTGGGGCGAGTGCGAAGCGATGTCAGTCCTTATGGCGTGATGGATGGGGCTGGGAACGTGATGGAGTGGGTGGAGGATTGGTATCTCGAAGGAGCCTATGCCGCGGCTTCTGACCGGAACCCTGAAAGTCCTGAATATGGAACGTACAAAGTATTGAGGGGAGCGGGATACACGAGTTCAGGATCAGACTTGCGTATCACCGCTCGCAGTAAAATGATGGCGGACTTTCGTGACGAAACGATTGGGTTTCGTTGTGCTCAATCCAGCGTGGGGAAGGGCCGTATGTCTGAGGGCGGGAAGGGTGAGAAAATCATAGAAAATCAAAGTAGTAGAGGATCAGAAACACGGCCAAAATGA